A part of Homoserinibacter sp. YIM 151385 genomic DNA contains:
- the yczR gene encoding MocR-like transcription factor YczR — translation MASLSSRSLATLATGWRDATTGPAYGALADRIRLLVIDGRIPLGTRLPAERELAAQLQLSRTTVSAAYGQLRDTGYVDSLRGSGSVVRLPARAPDPGVTTTPEFLDLSKATMPGIPAVLGATERAAVLLPQYFGESGFDALGLDILRQGLADRYTRRGLPTSADEIMVTVGAQSAIAHVARTLLGRGDRVLVESPSYPHAFEALRAAGGRLVPVSVSTEDGWDELAMEQAIQRTSPTLAYLMPDFHNPTGRSMSPELRRRVIALAQRQGTTLVIDETMSGLGLDGQPEAPPFAIFGGPVITIGSVGKSVWGGLRIGWIRADREIIQRIARMRFTYDLGTPVLDQLIVADLLPDYEQILADRRIFLRENRDRLAALLADRLPAWRMPHVEGGLTAWVNLGTPVSSQLALAARSEGVVIAAGPRFGLDGVFERYLRIPFSHPIEDLERSVEALERAWAQISRHPVAVTGADLAQVV, via the coding sequence ATGGCATCCCTCTCCTCGCGCTCATTGGCCACCCTGGCGACGGGCTGGCGCGATGCCACCACCGGTCCGGCCTACGGCGCGCTCGCCGACCGGATCCGCCTCCTCGTCATCGACGGCCGCATCCCGCTCGGCACGCGGCTGCCGGCCGAGCGCGAGCTCGCGGCGCAGCTGCAGCTCAGCCGCACGACCGTGAGCGCCGCCTACGGGCAGCTCCGCGACACCGGCTACGTCGACAGCCTCCGCGGCTCGGGCAGCGTCGTCCGCCTCCCCGCCCGCGCCCCCGACCCCGGCGTCACCACGACCCCCGAGTTCCTCGACCTCTCGAAGGCGACCATGCCCGGCATCCCCGCCGTGCTCGGCGCGACCGAGCGGGCCGCGGTGCTGCTGCCGCAGTACTTCGGGGAGTCCGGCTTCGACGCGCTCGGCCTCGACATCCTCCGCCAGGGACTCGCCGACCGCTACACGCGGCGGGGGCTCCCGACGAGCGCCGACGAGATCATGGTCACGGTCGGCGCGCAGAGCGCGATCGCGCACGTCGCCCGCACCCTGCTCGGGCGCGGCGACCGCGTGCTCGTCGAGTCGCCGAGCTACCCGCACGCCTTCGAGGCGCTGCGCGCGGCCGGCGGCCGGCTCGTGCCGGTGAGCGTCTCCACCGAGGACGGCTGGGACGAGCTCGCCATGGAGCAGGCCATCCAACGCACGAGCCCCACGCTCGCCTACCTCATGCCCGACTTCCACAATCCGACCGGACGCTCGATGAGCCCTGAGCTGCGGCGCCGGGTCATCGCGCTCGCGCAGCGCCAGGGCACCACGCTCGTCATCGACGAGACCATGAGCGGGCTCGGCCTCGACGGACAGCCCGAGGCGCCGCCCTTCGCGATCTTCGGCGGTCCCGTCATCACGATCGGCTCGGTCGGCAAGAGCGTCTGGGGCGGGCTGCGCATCGGCTGGATCCGCGCCGACCGCGAGATCATCCAGCGCATCGCGCGCATGCGCTTCACCTACGACCTCGGCACTCCCGTGCTCGACCAGCTCATCGTCGCCGACCTGCTGCCCGACTACGAGCAGATCCTCGCCGACCGCCGCATCTTCCTCCGCGAGAACCGCGACCGGCTCGCCGCGCTCCTCGCCGACCGGCTGCCCGCCTGGCGGATGCCGCACGTCGAGGGCGGGCTCACCGCATGGGTGAACCTCGGCACGCCCGTCAGCTCGCAGCTCGCGCTGGCGGCCCGGAGCGAGGGCGTCGTCATCGCGGCCGGTCCCCGCTTCGGGCTCGACGGGGTCTTCGAGCGCTACCTCCGCATCCCCTTCAGCCACCCCATCGAGGACCTCGAGCGCTCGGTCGAGGCGCTCGAACGCGCTTGGGCGCAGATCTCGCGGCACCCCGTCGCGGTCACGGGCGCGGATCTCGCGCAGGTGGTGTAG
- a CDS encoding SDH family Clp fold serine proteinase — protein MTTPDAEPADHPGYVPTPPPRPEPTPAPKGPTRTPLYEAMNAERYARQTLIKAIEKVTDTTLICYVASHPQIDRTDVVGMVDLLHNITPGTAIDLLLHSPGGNIDAAEKLIQLIRKRAGSSPVRVIVPDYAKSAATLIALGANTIVMSDSSELGAIDPQVDLPDSNGHMQQLSAQSYLDAFHLHAERLKDKPDDPVARLMLGKMEPATVRKLERMIKRSRSIAEALLGQVMINDDARATEIANQLSDTKKWHSHGQMISHETARGLGLNVTYLAPHDELWAMYWRLFCLQLWSTTGKAKLFESSWASLAMS, from the coding sequence ATGACCACCCCCGACGCTGAACCCGCAGACCACCCCGGGTACGTCCCCACGCCCCCGCCGCGCCCCGAACCGACCCCGGCGCCCAAAGGCCCCACCCGCACACCGCTGTACGAAGCGATGAACGCGGAACGGTATGCCCGGCAGACCCTCATCAAAGCAATCGAGAAGGTCACCGACACCACCCTCATTTGCTACGTCGCGTCGCACCCGCAGATCGACCGCACCGACGTCGTCGGAATGGTCGACCTGCTGCACAACATCACTCCCGGCACCGCGATCGACCTACTGCTGCACTCCCCCGGCGGCAACATCGACGCCGCCGAGAAGCTCATCCAGCTGATCCGCAAACGCGCCGGCAGCTCGCCCGTCCGGGTCATCGTCCCCGACTACGCCAAGAGCGCGGCCACCCTCATCGCGCTCGGTGCCAACACCATCGTCATGTCCGACTCCTCCGAGCTCGGCGCGATCGACCCGCAAGTCGACCTCCCCGACTCCAACGGTCACATGCAGCAACTCTCCGCGCAGAGCTACCTCGACGCGTTTCACCTCCACGCTGAACGACTCAAAGACAAACCCGACGACCCCGTCGCCCGGCTCATGCTCGGCAAGATGGAACCGGCCACTGTCCGCAAGCTAGAGCGCATGATCAAACGATCCCGCTCCATCGCCGAAGCCCTCCTCGGCCAGGTGATGATCAATGACGACGCCCGCGCCACCGAGATCGCCAACCAGCTCAGCGACACCAAGAAGTGGCACTCACACGGGCAGATGATCTCTCACGAGACCGCACGGGGTCTCGGCCTGAACGTCACCTACCTCGCCCCGCACGACGAACTCTGGGCGATGTACTGGCGACTGTTCTGTCTGCAACTGTGGTCCACCACCGGCAAAGCCAAGCTCTTCGAAAGCTCGTGGGCCTCTCTCGCCATGTCCTGA
- a CDS encoding DUF6527 family protein, with protein MGILNRLRYWRRLKADLTARSAADIPDRLPARHGVIVGTDNHPKWLVFDCPCRRGHRVMLNLDPGHTPRWRVSATTPLTLHPSVDERSPVGHCHYVVHEGRVRWIERTDRR; from the coding sequence TTGGGCATCCTGAACCGACTCCGCTACTGGCGGCGCCTGAAAGCCGACCTCACCGCCCGCTCCGCCGCCGACATCCCCGACCGGCTCCCCGCACGGCACGGGGTCATCGTCGGCACCGACAACCACCCCAAATGGCTGGTGTTCGACTGCCCGTGCCGGCGCGGACACCGGGTGATGCTGAACCTCGACCCCGGACACACGCCCCGCTGGCGCGTCAGCGCCACCACCCCGCTCACCCTGCACCCCAGCGTCGACGAGCGCAGCCCCGTCGGGCACTGTCACTACGTTGTACATGAAGGCCGCGTGCGCTGGATTGAACGAACGGATCGACGATGA
- a CDS encoding ThiF family adenylyltransferase: MSATLRLTGPLHDGLVVMATSPIETGAVLLAHQLTLDDGTVILFGDDLIAVPDDAYEIRTDRALQITSDGYIHALKTARDRGMIALWVHSHPGDRAIPRPSTHDRRVNEQLEPLFGDRTETEQYGYLVVSHDAGALTFTGELSGQVTTSITRIAVSWQRWIFRPAYDAPTGADRALFDRNIRAFGDGIQSTISGLTVAIVGAGGTGSATAEQLTRLGVRSFILIDPDTLSDSNTTRVYGSTPADVGRPKVDVLGDYLERIAHGVHTTRIQGSILTEAVARTLIGADVVFGCTDDNAGRLRLSRLPYYYLTPVIDCGVQIPSDQDGLISGVFGRVTTLHPGAACLACRDRIDFALAEAETRSAEEQQRLEKEGYAPALPGVEPAVVTFTTLVAATAVSELLERLVGYGDTPTPSELILYIHDRTLRGNIEDPHTGHYCDPATRRIGTDADMFLGLNWAS, translated from the coding sequence ATGAGCGCCACTCTCCGCCTGACCGGCCCTCTTCACGACGGGCTGGTGGTCATGGCCACCAGCCCGATCGAGACCGGCGCCGTCCTCCTCGCCCACCAGCTCACCCTCGATGACGGCACCGTCATCCTGTTCGGCGACGACCTCATCGCCGTCCCCGACGACGCGTACGAGATCCGCACCGACCGGGCCCTGCAGATCACCTCCGACGGGTACATCCACGCGCTCAAGACCGCCCGCGACCGCGGCATGATCGCCCTCTGGGTGCACAGCCACCCCGGCGATCGCGCCATCCCCCGGCCCAGCACCCACGACCGCCGTGTGAACGAACAGCTCGAACCGCTCTTCGGCGACCGCACCGAAACCGAGCAGTACGGCTACCTCGTCGTCAGCCACGACGCCGGCGCGCTCACCTTCACCGGCGAGCTCAGCGGACAGGTCACCACCTCGATCACCCGAATCGCGGTGAGCTGGCAGCGGTGGATCTTCCGCCCCGCCTACGACGCGCCCACCGGCGCCGACCGGGCCCTGTTCGACCGGAACATCCGCGCCTTCGGTGACGGCATCCAGAGCACCATCAGTGGCCTCACCGTCGCCATCGTCGGCGCAGGCGGCACCGGTTCCGCCACCGCCGAACAGCTCACCCGGCTCGGGGTCCGCTCGTTCATCCTCATCGACCCGGACACCCTCTCCGACTCCAACACGACCCGCGTCTACGGCTCTACCCCCGCCGACGTCGGTCGCCCGAAAGTCGACGTCCTCGGGGACTACCTCGAGCGCATCGCCCACGGCGTGCACACCACCCGCATCCAGGGCTCCATCCTCACCGAGGCCGTCGCCCGCACCCTCATCGGTGCGGACGTCGTGTTCGGCTGCACCGACGACAACGCCGGCCGGCTGCGCCTGTCCAGGCTGCCGTATTACTACCTCACCCCCGTCATCGACTGCGGCGTGCAGATCCCCTCCGACCAGGACGGACTCATCTCCGGCGTGTTCGGCCGGGTCACTACCCTCCACCCCGGGGCGGCGTGCCTGGCCTGCCGGGACCGCATCGACTTCGCTCTCGCCGAAGCCGAAACCCGATCCGCCGAGGAACAGCAGCGGCTCGAGAAGGAGGGATACGCGCCCGCACTGCCCGGGGTCGAACCCGCGGTGGTTACCTTCACCACCCTCGTCGCCGCGACCGCCGTCAGCGAACTGCTGGAACGCCTCGTAGGCTACGGCGATACCCCTACCCCGTCCGAACTGATCCTCTACATCCACGACCGCACCCTCCGAGGCAACATCGAGGACCCGCACACCGGCCACTATTGCGACCCGGCCACCCGCCGGATCGGCACCGACGCCGACATGTTCCTGGGGCTGAATTGGGCATCCTGA
- a CDS encoding E2/UBC family protein has translation MKLPEPDREFLDRSGITYRVFDDDTGMLNVELIDFPLPPGLSASTASVLFRLSASYPDTPPDMWWVIPHLTRIGGGVIPATEIIETHDGRSWQRWSRHLDPSAWRSGIDSLESYVRLLRTELGSAAA, from the coding sequence GTGAAGCTGCCCGAGCCGGACCGCGAGTTCCTCGACCGGTCCGGCATCACCTACCGGGTCTTCGACGACGACACCGGCATGCTGAACGTCGAGCTGATCGACTTCCCCCTGCCCCCCGGGCTGAGCGCCAGCACCGCCAGCGTGCTGTTCCGCCTGTCGGCTAGCTACCCGGACACCCCGCCGGACATGTGGTGGGTCATCCCCCACCTCACCCGCATCGGCGGCGGCGTCATCCCCGCCACGGAGATCATCGAGACTCACGACGGCCGCAGCTGGCAGCGCTGGTCCCGGCACCTCGACCCGAGCGCGTGGCGGTCCGGGATCGACTCCCTGGAAAGCTACGTGCGACTGCTGCGCACCGAACTGGGGAGCGCCGCCGCATGA
- a CDS encoding multiubiquitin domain-containing protein — MDAQAEARAKKSTIHIDGDPYKIAAGPTPVSALRALRQPPVSDGKNLWLDIEDEQDQELDPTATIDLVDGMRFFTEIDAIAIRIDRVEYEVYKRKMTGAELRVVPSPDVAADRDLWRDVPDKRDVKVQDEDIVRLKDGMRFFTAPGRINPGQES, encoded by the coding sequence ATGGACGCACAGGCCGAAGCCCGAGCGAAGAAGAGCACCATCCACATCGACGGCGACCCGTACAAGATCGCCGCCGGCCCGACCCCCGTCAGCGCGCTCCGCGCGCTGCGCCAGCCGCCCGTGTCCGACGGCAAGAACCTCTGGCTCGACATCGAAGACGAGCAGGACCAGGAACTCGACCCGACCGCCACCATCGACCTCGTCGACGGCATGCGGTTCTTCACCGAGATCGACGCGATCGCCATCCGCATCGACCGCGTCGAGTACGAGGTCTACAAGCGGAAGATGACCGGCGCCGAGCTGCGCGTCGTCCCCAGCCCCGACGTCGCCGCCGACCGCGACCTCTGGCGCGACGTGCCCGACAAGCGGGACGTCAAGGTGCAGGACGAGGACATCGTCCGCCTCAAGGACGGCATGCGGTTCTTCACTGCCCCTGGCCGCATCAACCCCGGACAGGAGTCGTGA
- a CDS encoding ribbon-helix-helix protein, CopG family, which translates to MLMFSPFGGSIEGMSGQKAMTIRLSAEQADQLETVASVENQPVSDVIRAAIASHIETVSKDEKFQEGLRERIARARGLLR; encoded by the coding sequence ATGTTGATGTTCTCACCGTTCGGTGGCAGTATCGAGGGCATGTCGGGGCAGAAAGCAATGACCATTCGTCTCTCCGCCGAACAGGCCGACCAGCTCGAGACCGTCGCGAGCGTGGAGAATCAGCCTGTGTCGGATGTCATCCGCGCCGCGATCGCGAGCCATATCGAGACCGTCAGCAAGGACGAAAAGTTCCAAGAGGGCCTGCGCGAGCGCATCGCGCGCGCGCGCGGTCTGCTGCGCTGA
- a CDS encoding helix-turn-helix transcriptional regulator, which yields MDGDGLGERVRAWAPRVPLVHEVLHARFDRHAYPAHVHAEWTLLLVDQGGVDYSIGRRARIADGAVVTLLPPGVPHDGRARDAAAGFRKRVAYLDAGWLGERAVGVAADHPAIGEPAVLRVVRRLHAALAVPGAELAAEQLVHELGATLRRRLAGEPVPDAAPAHAARLRELLDADLRTPPTLEAAAAELGTHPGALGRAFARAYGIPPHRYLTGRRVDAARRLLLDGTPPALAAAELGFVDQAHLTRRFRQTLGVTPAAFARGTTRPGLPTRPPARDLGR from the coding sequence GACCGCCACGCCTACCCCGCCCACGTGCACGCCGAGTGGACGCTGCTGCTCGTCGACCAGGGCGGCGTCGACTACTCGATCGGTCGCCGCGCCCGCATCGCGGACGGCGCGGTCGTGACGCTCCTCCCGCCCGGCGTCCCCCACGACGGGCGGGCCCGGGATGCGGCGGCCGGCTTCCGCAAGCGCGTCGCCTACCTGGATGCCGGCTGGCTCGGCGAGCGCGCCGTCGGCGTCGCCGCCGACCACCCCGCGATCGGCGAGCCGGCCGTCCTCCGGGTGGTGCGTCGACTCCACGCCGCCCTCGCGGTGCCCGGCGCCGAGCTCGCCGCGGAGCAGCTCGTCCACGAGCTCGGTGCGACGCTCCGGCGGCGCCTCGCTGGGGAGCCGGTGCCGGATGCCGCGCCCGCGCACGCGGCCCGGCTCCGCGAGCTCCTCGACGCCGACCTCCGCACCCCGCCGACGCTCGAGGCGGCCGCCGCGGAGCTCGGCACCCACCCCGGCGCGCTCGGCCGAGCCTTCGCGCGCGCCTACGGCATCCCGCCGCACCGCTACCTCACGGGCCGCCGCGTCGACGCGGCCCGGCGGCTCCTGCTCGACGGCACGCCGCCGGCGCTGGCGGCCGCGGAGCTCGGCTTCGTCGACCAGGCGCATCTCACGCGACGCTTCCGGCAGACGCTCGGCGTGACGCCGGCGGCCTTCGCGCGCGGTACGACCCGGCCCGGCCTCCCCACTAGACCACCTGCGCGGGATCTGGGCCGGTGA